One region of Synechococcus elongatus PCC 11801 genomic DNA includes:
- the ctpC gene encoding carboxyl-terminal processing protease CtpC, whose product MAFSNRKLIAGICASAIATVAVVGAGNHWAKGQALFQESPKEIIDEVWQVVDRNYVDSTGTFNRNKWRELRREYLSRNYKTREEAYTAVEEMLKTLGDPYTRFMNPDEFKDMQIDTSGELTGVGIQLSQDPDTKELIVVSPIEGSPAAAAGIRSRDVIVRIDQKSTQGMSSDEAVKLIRGPVGSKVTLTIRRENETIAFPIVRERIEIHSVSARVQDSPTGPVGYIRLRQFSANSAPEMRQAIKDLEAKNVKGYVLDLRSNPGGLLYASIDIARMWLQKGVIVSTQDRGGISEQASANNRALTDKPLVVLVDGGSASASEILSGALQDNNRAVLIGSKTFGKGLVQSVRPLGDGSGLAVTIAKYLTPSGRDINKQGIEPNIVAELTDAQRESLSKNQEQIGTVSDPQFQSALKVLTQKIATASK is encoded by the coding sequence ATGGCTTTTTCTAATCGCAAGCTCATCGCCGGTATTTGTGCCTCTGCGATCGCGACCGTAGCTGTGGTGGGGGCAGGAAATCACTGGGCGAAAGGGCAAGCGCTCTTTCAAGAAAGCCCCAAAGAAATCATTGATGAAGTGTGGCAAGTTGTCGATCGTAACTATGTCGACAGCACAGGTACCTTTAACCGCAATAAATGGCGTGAGTTACGTCGTGAATACCTAAGTCGCAATTACAAGACTCGGGAGGAAGCCTACACCGCTGTTGAGGAGATGCTCAAAACGCTGGGCGATCCTTACACGCGCTTCATGAATCCCGACGAATTCAAAGACATGCAGATTGATACCTCGGGTGAATTGACCGGGGTAGGGATTCAGCTCAGTCAAGACCCAGATACGAAAGAACTGATTGTCGTCTCACCAATTGAAGGTTCGCCCGCTGCTGCTGCTGGGATTCGCTCACGCGATGTGATTGTCCGCATCGACCAAAAGAGCACTCAAGGCATGTCATCTGACGAGGCCGTCAAGCTGATTCGCGGTCCCGTAGGTAGTAAAGTCACTCTCACCATTCGCCGCGAGAATGAAACGATCGCCTTCCCAATCGTGCGGGAACGGATTGAAATTCACTCAGTCAGTGCTCGAGTTCAAGACTCACCGACAGGTCCTGTGGGCTATATCCGGCTGCGGCAGTTCAGCGCCAATTCAGCGCCAGAAATGCGGCAGGCCATCAAAGATTTAGAAGCGAAAAATGTCAAAGGTTATGTCCTTGACCTGCGGTCGAATCCGGGTGGGTTGCTCTACGCCAGCATCGACATTGCTCGGATGTGGCTCCAGAAAGGGGTGATTGTTTCTACGCAGGATCGGGGTGGCATCTCAGAGCAGGCTTCAGCAAATAATCGAGCCCTCACAGATAAACCCCTCGTCGTCTTAGTGGATGGCGGATCCGCTAGCGCCAGCGAAATCCTCTCGGGTGCTCTGCAAGACAACAATCGAGCCGTACTGATTGGCTCTAAGACTTTTGGCAAAGGTCTTGTGCAATCTGTTCGTCCGCTCGGGGATGGCTCTGGTCTGGCAGTGACGATCGCCAAGTACCTCACGCCCAGTGGTCGCGATATCAATAAGCAGGGTATCGAACCCAACATTGTTGCTGAGTTGACCGATGCACAACGGGAAAGTCTCAGTAAAAATCAGGAGCAAATTGGTACGGTCAGCGACCCTCAATTCCAATCTGCACTGAAGGTGCTAACGCAGAAGATTGCGACCGCATCGAAATAA
- the ispG gene encoding (E)-4-hydroxy-3-methylbut-2-enyl-diphosphate synthase: protein MQTLSNPSATATEFDTVIHRRPTRSVRVGDIWIGSRHPVVVQSMINEDTLDIDGSVAAIRRLHEIGCEIVRVTVPSLGHAKAVGDIKKKLQDTYRDVPLVADVHHNGMKIALEVAKHVDKVRINPGLYVFEKPDPNRQGYTPEEFERIGKQIRDTLEPLVASLREQDKAMRIGVNHGSLAERMLFTYGDTPEGMVESALEFLRLCEEMDFRNLVISMKASRAPVMLAAYRLMAKRMDDLGMDYPLHLGVTEAGDGDYGRIKSTVGIGTLLAEGIGDTIRVSLTEAPEKEIPVCYSILQALGLRKTMVEYVACPSCGRTLFNLEEVLHKVRAATSHLVGLDIAVMGCIVNGPGEMADADYGYVGKTPGTIALYRGRDEIKRVPEEQGVEELINLIKADGRWVEPEVIG from the coding sequence ATGCAGACCCTTTCCAACCCCAGCGCGACTGCTACTGAGTTTGATACCGTCATTCACCGGCGCCCGACGCGATCGGTGCGTGTCGGCGATATCTGGATTGGCAGCCGCCACCCCGTCGTTGTCCAGTCGATGATCAACGAAGACACGCTGGACATCGATGGATCCGTTGCTGCCATCCGTCGTCTGCATGAGATCGGCTGCGAGATTGTCCGTGTTACGGTGCCCAGCCTCGGTCATGCCAAAGCCGTCGGCGACATCAAAAAGAAACTACAAGATACCTATCGCGATGTGCCCTTGGTGGCTGATGTCCACCACAACGGCATGAAAATCGCGCTGGAAGTGGCCAAGCACGTCGATAAAGTGCGGATCAATCCTGGCCTCTACGTTTTCGAGAAGCCCGATCCAAACCGGCAAGGCTACACACCAGAAGAGTTTGAGCGGATTGGCAAACAGATTCGCGACACCCTTGAGCCATTGGTCGCCAGCCTGCGCGAGCAAGATAAGGCAATGCGGATTGGTGTCAACCATGGCTCTCTCGCTGAGCGGATGCTGTTCACCTACGGCGACACGCCGGAAGGCATGGTGGAGTCGGCGTTGGAATTCCTGCGGCTCTGCGAAGAAATGGACTTCCGCAACCTCGTTATTTCCATGAAGGCCAGCCGCGCGCCCGTAATGCTAGCGGCCTATCGTCTGATGGCTAAACGCATGGATGATCTCGGCATGGATTATCCATTGCACTTAGGTGTGACTGAAGCAGGCGATGGTGACTATGGTCGGATTAAGTCCACAGTTGGGATTGGTACCCTGCTGGCTGAAGGCATTGGCGACACGATTCGTGTTTCCTTAACTGAAGCCCCAGAAAAAGAAATTCCCGTTTGCTACTCGATTTTGCAAGCTTTGGGCCTCCGCAAAACGATGGTCGAGTACGTCGCTTGTCCGAGTTGTGGACGGACGCTCTTCAACCTTGAAGAAGTACTGCATAAGGTTCGAGCAGCAACGAGCCATCTAGTCGGTCTGGACATCGCCGTGATGGGTTGCATCGTCAATGGCCCTGGTGAAATGGCGGATGCGGACTACGGCTATGTCGGAAAAACTCCCGGCACGATCGCCCTTTACCGAGGACGGGATGAGATCAAAAGAGTTCCCGAAGAACAGGGGGTTGAAGAGCTGATCAATTTGATCAAAGCCGATGGTCGCTGGGTTGAACCTGAGGTGATCGGCTGA
- a CDS encoding N-acetylmuramoyl-L-alanine amidase encodes MFWIAQLPALQVVYPSDRHETTADRIFLIGTADPQQPVTVNGQVIQRSPAGYFAPSFPLQLGPNQFELRSGNQTLMLTILRKPTQPVLAPGVLFDNLQPSQAIAVSPNELVCFSAIAVPQAQLKVQIGALQVPLQAQAGAPLPSNAAVLIGQNQPDRPASVQRYEGCTTALPAGFQGRPIFQIQAGDRRLTQTAQGSVTVWSAQPYRIATITAAEAIARTGPSTDHSRLTPLPQGTQAQVLAQAGDWLRLAYGGWIRQSEARVTTSAAPPRSQVRSARFQNRDRWLEFQVPLTRPVPIRLEQQGNRLNLYLYETTAQTDTIRLTTQPWLQRFRWEQVRPNEVLYQFQFATAQQWGYRVRYDGSTLVLSIRKPPQLSNSRSQPLHGLRIYLDPGHGSAEDLGARGPDGTPEKDVTLTVSKLLRDRLQQLGATVLMSREGDEDIWPQERAAQIQTLEPDIALSLHYNALPDAGDAEGTQGIGTFWYQDQSQDLARSLHDSLVTPLQRPSYGIFWNNLALTRPTVAPSVLLELGFMINPQEFEWIVDPAAQKQLVEAIAQGLVDWFHSQP; translated from the coding sequence ATGTTTTGGATTGCACAACTGCCTGCCCTCCAAGTGGTCTATCCCAGCGATCGCCACGAGACGACTGCCGATCGCATTTTTCTGATTGGGACAGCTGATCCTCAACAACCAGTTACCGTTAACGGCCAAGTCATTCAACGCAGTCCCGCCGGTTACTTTGCCCCCAGCTTTCCTTTGCAGCTCGGTCCCAATCAGTTTGAGCTGCGATCGGGCAATCAAACATTGATGCTGACGATTCTGCGCAAACCCACTCAACCCGTTCTGGCTCCGGGTGTCTTGTTTGATAACCTCCAGCCCAGTCAGGCGATCGCAGTCAGCCCCAACGAACTGGTCTGCTTTTCTGCGATCGCGGTGCCACAAGCCCAATTAAAAGTTCAGATCGGAGCACTACAAGTCCCACTGCAAGCCCAAGCCGGCGCGCCACTCCCCAGTAATGCTGCCGTCTTAATCGGTCAAAACCAACCCGATCGCCCTGCTTCTGTTCAGCGCTACGAAGGATGCACGACTGCATTGCCAGCAGGGTTTCAGGGGCGTCCCATCTTCCAAATCCAAGCTGGCGATCGCCGTCTGACTCAAACTGCTCAAGGGTCGGTAACGGTTTGGTCCGCCCAGCCCTATCGCATCGCCACCATAACGGCAGCTGAGGCAATCGCCAGAACAGGCCCCAGTACCGATCATTCCCGTCTTACCCCGCTGCCTCAGGGGACTCAAGCTCAGGTTTTGGCTCAGGCTGGCGACTGGTTACGACTGGCCTACGGCGGTTGGATTCGTCAGTCAGAAGCGCGAGTAACTACCAGTGCTGCACCACCGCGATCGCAGGTTCGCAGCGCTCGCTTCCAGAATCGCGATCGCTGGCTAGAGTTTCAGGTGCCGCTAACTCGTCCTGTCCCAATTCGGCTAGAGCAACAGGGCAATCGTCTCAACTTGTACCTTTATGAAACGACTGCTCAAACCGATACGATTCGGCTGACAACACAACCATGGTTGCAGCGCTTCCGCTGGGAGCAAGTCCGTCCAAACGAGGTTCTCTATCAATTTCAGTTTGCGACTGCACAGCAGTGGGGCTATCGCGTGCGCTACGACGGCAGCACTTTAGTTCTGTCAATTCGCAAGCCCCCACAACTGAGTAACTCGCGATCGCAGCCTTTGCATGGACTCAGGATCTATCTCGATCCCGGGCATGGCAGTGCTGAGGATTTGGGTGCTCGTGGGCCAGATGGCACACCCGAAAAAGACGTGACCCTCACCGTCTCGAAATTGCTACGCGATCGCCTCCAACAGTTAGGGGCAACAGTGTTGATGAGTCGAGAGGGTGATGAAGACATTTGGCCGCAGGAACGGGCCGCGCAGATTCAAACGCTGGAGCCAGATATTGCCCTCAGCCTGCACTACAACGCCCTGCCCGATGCAGGAGATGCCGAAGGAACCCAGGGAATTGGGACATTCTGGTATCAAGACCAGTCGCAGGACTTAGCGCGATCGCTCCATGACAGTCTGGTGACGCCTCTACAGCGACCCTCCTACGGCATTTTCTGGAATAACTTGGCACTGACCAGACCCACGGTTGCGCCCTCGGTGCTGCTGGAGTTGGGCTTCATGATCAACCCGCAGGAGTTCGAGTGGATTGTTGATCCCGCCGCTCAAAAACAACTGGTTGAAGCGATCGCCCAAGGTCTGGTCGATTGGTTCCATTCACAGCCGTAA
- the murA gene encoding UDP-N-acetylglucosamine 1-carboxyvinyltransferase, translating into MSALSLSAAEAATAPASFLEIVGNRPLSGSVHISGAKNSALVVMAGALLCPDQCRIRNVPQLADVGRMLEILQALGVKTKQQGDCIDLDLRDLSSPAAPYELVNQLRASFFAIGPLLARVGVARMPLPGGCNIGARPVDLHVRGLRALGAHVQIEHGIVSAAIPGSRRRLQGARIYLDCPSVGATETLMMAAVLAEGETILENAAQEPEVVDLANFCRAMGARIRGAGTNTISIQGVERLHTADYAIIPDRIEAGTFLIAGAITNSVINVAPVIPDHLSATIAKLEEMGCPIVQTGSNELQTRPQGSLRGVDLRTLPYPGFPTDMQAQFMALMSICEGDSVITETVFENRMQHVAELQRMGADIRLQGNTAIVRGVPQLSGAPVLATDLRASAALILAALAAEGKTQISGLQHLDRGYENIEEKLRKLGADIKRFSAE; encoded by the coding sequence ATTTCCGCCCTGTCTTTATCGGCTGCTGAGGCTGCCACCGCACCTGCATCGTTCCTCGAAATTGTTGGCAACCGCCCCCTCTCAGGGAGCGTGCACATCAGTGGCGCCAAAAACTCGGCTTTGGTCGTGATGGCTGGGGCACTCTTGTGCCCTGACCAATGCCGCATCCGAAATGTTCCGCAGTTGGCCGATGTGGGCCGCATGTTGGAAATTCTGCAGGCGCTGGGTGTCAAAACGAAACAACAAGGCGACTGTATTGACCTCGACCTCCGAGATCTCAGTAGTCCCGCCGCTCCCTACGAACTGGTCAATCAGCTCCGAGCCAGCTTCTTTGCGATCGGTCCGCTCTTAGCGCGGGTGGGTGTCGCCCGTATGCCCTTGCCGGGTGGCTGCAATATTGGGGCGCGGCCTGTCGATCTGCATGTTCGAGGCTTACGCGCACTCGGGGCTCACGTTCAGATTGAGCATGGCATTGTCAGTGCAGCGATTCCTGGCTCGCGTCGTCGCCTGCAAGGTGCCCGCATCTACCTCGATTGCCCCAGTGTGGGAGCGACCGAAACCCTGATGATGGCTGCAGTGTTGGCCGAAGGGGAAACCATTCTGGAGAATGCGGCCCAAGAACCCGAAGTGGTCGATTTAGCCAACTTCTGTCGCGCGATGGGCGCTCGCATTCGTGGGGCTGGCACTAACACTATTTCGATTCAAGGTGTAGAGCGCCTGCACACCGCTGACTATGCAATCATTCCTGATCGCATTGAAGCAGGGACTTTCCTGATCGCTGGGGCAATCACGAACTCCGTGATCAACGTAGCGCCGGTCATTCCTGATCACCTCTCAGCCACGATCGCTAAGCTCGAAGAAATGGGCTGCCCGATTGTGCAAACTGGCAGCAATGAACTGCAGACTCGCCCCCAGGGCAGCTTGCGAGGGGTAGATTTGCGGACGCTTCCCTATCCGGGCTTCCCAACTGACATGCAGGCGCAGTTTATGGCGCTGATGAGCATTTGTGAAGGCGATAGCGTCATCACTGAGACAGTGTTTGAGAACCGGATGCAGCATGTGGCTGAGCTGCAACGCATGGGGGCCGACATTCGTCTGCAAGGTAATACTGCGATCGTGCGTGGAGTTCCTCAGCTCTCAGGAGCGCCTGTCCTCGCAACGGATCTGCGAGCTTCGGCAGCACTGATCTTGGCAGCTTTGGCAGCTGAAGGGAAAACCCAAATCAGTGGTCTCCAGCACCTCGATCGCGGTTACGAAAATATTGAGGAAAAACTCCGTAAGTTGGGCGCAGATATCAAGCGCTTTAGCGCTGAGTAG
- a CDS encoding Coq4 family protein, producing the protein MIDAQLEKQLQGFSALQSLFDTDFDVRRLFTAEDALEAGEYGRLTVEALQKDPAANQLFAERWTLPELNLSTFLQLPEGSFGRVYAEMLVANGFDPDYVIQIAPVEGDDDLSYFKRLWRTTHDFHHIATGIGTDPRGEVALQAFLMGQLPIPFSVVVVSMGLLRTSVVQPDRIPALIDAISDAFRRGRHSPQLLLAQRWDRFWALPVAEVRQQLQIAD; encoded by the coding sequence ATGATTGATGCCCAGCTCGAGAAGCAACTGCAAGGCTTTTCTGCGTTGCAGAGTCTGTTTGATACTGACTTTGATGTCCGTCGGCTCTTTACAGCTGAGGATGCTTTAGAAGCGGGTGAATATGGCCGCTTGACTGTTGAAGCCCTGCAAAAGGATCCTGCGGCTAACCAGTTGTTTGCTGAGCGTTGGACGTTGCCCGAGCTCAATCTGTCGACATTTCTGCAATTGCCTGAAGGAAGCTTTGGTCGAGTCTATGCCGAAATGCTCGTTGCCAATGGCTTTGACCCCGACTATGTGATCCAAATTGCGCCGGTTGAAGGGGATGACGATCTGAGTTATTTCAAACGGCTCTGGCGAACTACCCATGATTTTCATCACATCGCGACTGGCATTGGCACCGATCCCCGTGGAGAAGTAGCGCTGCAAGCATTCCTGATGGGACAACTGCCGATTCCCTTCAGCGTTGTGGTTGTCAGCATGGGCTTGTTACGGACATCGGTGGTGCAACCCGATCGCATTCCCGCCTTGATTGATGCCATTTCTGATGCTTTTCGTCGAGGTCGCCACTCGCCGCAATTACTTCTGGCACAGCGTTGGGATCGCTTCTGGGCGTTGCCTGTGGCCGAGGTTCGTCAGCAGCTGCAAATTGCTGATTAG
- a CDS encoding bifunctional metallophosphatase/5'-nucleotidase — protein sequence MMGQLGRSLAIGVALGLGWMLPAAAEIYRFQILQLNDVYEITPVQGGRSGGLARVATLLKQLKAENPQTWSMLAGDYLSPSALGTAKVNGDRLAGQQMVAVLNAMGLDLATFGNHEFDISEAQLRQRLQEQKFALVTGNVVDAQGQLFPNTQADYQFQVQAADCQKPVCPPLQVSVLGVTIDSNRAPYVRYDDPLTTLQQQIQQLQPQTDLFIGLTHLNLSQDQQLARSLPPLDLILGGHEHENIQLWVGDDFTPIFKADANARTVYVHRLTYDSDRRELQINSQLVPITPAIPEDPKTAAVVQTWLEKGFAGFRAQGFDPSAIVGRTSEPLDGLESAVRNESTALTRLIAKSYRRAVPTAEVAIYNSGAIRIDDVLPPGPISQYDVIRMLPFGGAIVSAEMKGELLQKLLDQGLKNRGSGGFLQTDGVDRSDRGWQIQGQPLQPNRWYRVAIADYLLTGQEKGLSFLTEQNPSLRSLQRGQDVRFAVIEQLKAQP from the coding sequence ATGATGGGGCAACTGGGGCGATCGCTGGCGATTGGAGTGGCGCTGGGGCTGGGCTGGATGCTGCCTGCTGCTGCAGAAATCTATCGCTTCCAGATTTTGCAACTCAATGATGTCTACGAAATTACGCCGGTGCAGGGTGGTCGCAGCGGTGGTCTAGCCCGAGTCGCAACCCTGCTCAAGCAACTCAAAGCAGAGAATCCGCAGACATGGTCGATGCTGGCGGGCGATTACCTCAGCCCTTCTGCTCTAGGCACCGCTAAGGTAAATGGCGATCGCTTGGCGGGGCAGCAAATGGTCGCTGTCCTGAATGCGATGGGACTGGATTTAGCCACGTTCGGCAATCACGAATTTGATATCTCTGAAGCACAGCTGCGCCAGCGATTACAGGAGCAGAAGTTTGCTTTGGTGACGGGCAATGTGGTTGATGCTCAAGGGCAGTTATTTCCTAACACCCAAGCGGACTATCAGTTTCAGGTGCAGGCGGCTGACTGCCAGAAGCCTGTTTGTCCACCCCTGCAAGTCTCCGTTTTAGGTGTCACGATCGACAGTAATCGAGCGCCCTATGTGCGCTATGACGATCCCTTGACGACGCTGCAACAACAGATCCAGCAACTACAGCCTCAAACGGATTTATTCATTGGGCTGACGCACCTTAATCTGTCCCAGGATCAGCAACTAGCGCGATCGCTCCCCCCGTTGGATTTGATTCTGGGTGGGCATGAGCACGAGAATATTCAGCTGTGGGTGGGCGATGACTTCACGCCGATTTTCAAGGCGGATGCCAATGCTCGAACTGTCTATGTGCATCGCCTGACCTATGACAGCGATCGCCGTGAACTGCAGATTAATTCGCAACTGGTGCCAATTACACCAGCCATTCCCGAAGATCCGAAGACAGCAGCGGTTGTGCAGACTTGGCTGGAAAAAGGATTTGCAGGATTTCGGGCTCAGGGCTTTGACCCCAGCGCGATCGTGGGGCGTACTTCGGAACCATTAGATGGTCTCGAAAGTGCAGTGCGCAACGAATCCACAGCGCTGACACGCTTAATTGCTAAGAGCTATCGGCGAGCAGTGCCGACAGCCGAAGTTGCGATCTACAACAGTGGTGCTATCCGCATTGATGACGTGCTGCCACCGGGACCGATTAGTCAGTACGACGTGATTCGTATGCTGCCTTTTGGAGGAGCGATCGTCTCCGCAGAAATGAAAGGGGAATTGCTGCAAAAGCTCCTTGACCAAGGGCTCAAGAATCGCGGCAGTGGCGGTTTTCTCCAAACGGATGGGGTCGATCGCAGCGATCGCGGTTGGCAGATCCAAGGTCAGCCCCTACAGCCTAATCGCTGGTATCGGGTGGCGATCGCAGACTATCTGCTCACTGGCCAAGAGAAAGGACTCAGTTTTCTGACCGAACAGAATCCCAGTCTGCGATCGCTGCAACGGGGGCAGGACGTTCGATTCGCCGTGATTGAGCAGCTCAAGGCTCAACCCTAA
- a CDS encoding glutathione S-transferase family protein — MSSSALSWSELAALTDFNPDRVNGPTNAQSTLRLFGQPESAVRVTLYRDHHAWCPYCQKVWFWLEEKQIPYRIAKVTMFCYGEKEAWYKRKVPSGMLPALELDGRIITESDDILLALEAAFGPLTHSLRDRDVLPLRRLERELFRAWCGWLCYPSRSLQQDQQGHAAFQAVVDRVEAALASTSGPYFLDRFGVTDVIFTPYVERMNASLYYYKGYSLRESNPRLNDWFDALESRETYRGTQSDFHTHAHDLPPQMGGCFANTDPQTAVCQTRVDQGPWLGLPDVTYPEPSTARQEALQRVLRHKDTLIRLNPVEAEVFDSALRAALTTLMTEQPCPPPAGSDLGLRYLRDRISVPRDMSIYAAKRLREALETTAQLAGDRQGAPISMRDRRDQDPARFASAAAH; from the coding sequence ATGAGTTCTTCTGCCCTCAGTTGGTCTGAGCTGGCTGCGTTGACGGACTTCAACCCCGATCGCGTCAACGGCCCCACCAATGCCCAGAGCACGCTGCGACTGTTTGGGCAGCCAGAATCAGCGGTACGGGTCACCCTCTACCGCGACCACCACGCTTGGTGCCCCTACTGCCAAAAAGTGTGGTTCTGGCTGGAGGAGAAGCAAATTCCCTACCGCATCGCCAAGGTGACGATGTTTTGCTACGGCGAGAAAGAAGCTTGGTACAAGCGCAAAGTGCCGTCGGGGATGCTGCCTGCGTTGGAACTCGATGGCCGGATCATCACGGAAAGTGATGACATCCTGCTGGCCTTGGAGGCGGCCTTTGGCCCCCTGACCCACAGCCTGCGCGATCGCGACGTTCTGCCATTGCGACGACTCGAGCGGGAACTGTTTCGGGCTTGGTGTGGCTGGCTTTGCTATCCCTCGCGATCGCTGCAACAAGATCAGCAAGGCCATGCCGCCTTTCAAGCCGTGGTCGATCGCGTCGAAGCGGCTTTAGCGAGTACGTCCGGCCCCTACTTTCTCGATCGCTTTGGCGTCACCGATGTGATTTTCACGCCCTACGTTGAGCGGATGAACGCCAGCCTCTACTACTACAAGGGCTATTCCCTGCGTGAGAGCAACCCGCGACTGAACGACTGGTTTGATGCGCTGGAATCTCGCGAAACCTATCGGGGCACCCAGAGCGACTTTCATACTCACGCACATGACTTACCGCCACAAATGGGTGGCTGCTTTGCCAATACCGATCCCCAAACAGCGGTCTGTCAAACCCGTGTAGACCAAGGCCCTTGGTTGGGTCTGCCGGATGTCACCTATCCAGAGCCTTCGACTGCTCGCCAAGAGGCACTGCAACGAGTCTTGCGCCACAAAGATACGCTGATTCGTCTGAATCCAGTGGAAGCAGAAGTCTTTGATTCCGCCCTGCGTGCTGCCCTAACCACATTGATGACCGAGCAGCCCTGTCCGCCACCGGCGGGTTCTGATCTGGGCCTGCGCTATCTCCGCGATCGCATCAGCGTGCCGCGCGATATGTCGATCTATGCCGCTAAGCGTCTACGGGAAGCCTTGGAAACAACCGCCCAACTGGCGGGCGATCGCCAAGGAGCGCCAATCTCCATGCGCGATCGCCGTGACCAAGATCCTGCCCGTTTTGCCAGTGCGGCTGCTCATTAG
- a CDS encoding chromophore lyase CpcT/CpeT, whose amino-acid sequence MDDLQQLWTWLSGEFSNQPQAIAEPVHFVQLRLWQQPLLLFGRDRPCLFLEQANALQLDRPYRQRLLCLEADSSGQLTAQFYQFKNATAVLGAGADPDRLRSLTPEDIQLLESCRLTVEHTPRGGYKAQLPAGCRCRFWTDGVERQVSLGFEVWQDQQTVHFHSFDRGIDPETGRSIWGALIGPYEFTKLTDYSIPS is encoded by the coding sequence ATGGATGATCTCCAACAGCTCTGGACTTGGCTCAGTGGCGAGTTCAGCAACCAGCCACAAGCGATCGCAGAACCCGTTCACTTTGTTCAACTGCGCCTGTGGCAACAGCCCCTACTGTTGTTTGGGCGCGATCGCCCCTGTCTGTTTCTAGAGCAGGCGAATGCCCTCCAACTCGATCGCCCTTACCGCCAACGGCTGCTCTGCTTAGAGGCCGACTCCTCAGGTCAACTAACCGCTCAGTTCTATCAATTCAAGAACGCCACAGCCGTACTCGGAGCTGGAGCGGATCCTGATCGCCTGCGATCGCTCACCCCAGAAGATATCCAACTCCTCGAGAGCTGTCGTTTAACGGTGGAGCACACCCCACGGGGTGGATACAAGGCCCAGTTACCAGCAGGCTGTCGCTGTCGGTTTTGGACAGATGGGGTCGAACGACAGGTCAGTTTGGGCTTTGAAGTTTGGCAGGATCAGCAGACAGTTCACTTTCATAGCTTCGATCGCGGCATTGATCCTGAAACGGGGCGCAGCATTTGGGGCGCGTTGATAGGTCCCTACGAATTCACGAAGCTTACGGACTACAGCATCCCAAGTTGA
- a CDS encoding GNAT family N-acetyltransferase: MGFWKSLLSALESPVTVSSSASDDPLAGYGPEAVEITPAIATDQRLILSTRRDIDLQELEALCDAVGWSRRPVRKVRRALDNSFLVVSMWEHLAQQRRLIGFARATSDHAFNATIWDVVINPSFQGQGLGRVLMEYVIAQLQQADIPNITLFADPHVVDFYRRLGFVLDPEGIKGMFWYPN; encoded by the coding sequence ATGGGGTTTTGGAAGAGTTTACTCTCTGCACTGGAGTCACCCGTTACCGTTTCCAGCTCTGCTTCTGACGATCCCCTCGCTGGCTATGGTCCAGAAGCCGTTGAGATTACCCCCGCGATTGCCACTGATCAACGCCTGATCCTCAGCACTCGTCGCGATATTGACCTACAAGAACTCGAAGCTCTATGCGATGCCGTGGGCTGGTCACGTCGCCCAGTGCGCAAGGTTCGTCGCGCCCTCGATAACAGCTTTCTCGTCGTTTCAATGTGGGAACACCTCGCTCAGCAGCGGCGGCTGATTGGCTTTGCCCGCGCCACCTCAGACCATGCTTTCAACGCCACGATTTGGGATGTGGTGATTAATCCCAGCTTTCAAGGGCAGGGTCTCGGACGTGTCCTGATGGAGTATGTGATCGCGCAGCTGCAGCAAGCTGATATTCCCAACATCACGCTGTTTGCCGATCCCCATGTGGTCGACTTCTACCGGCGCTTGGGATTTGTGCTGGACCCCGAGGGCATCAAAGGCATGTTTTGGTATCCCAACTAG